Proteins encoded by one window of Lathyrus oleraceus cultivar Zhongwan6 chromosome 1, CAAS_Psat_ZW6_1.0, whole genome shotgun sequence:
- the LOC127095444 gene encoding uncharacterized protein LOC127095444 — translation MCRYGTPETITTEQGSVFVGRKVMKFAAKTWIKFLTFTPYYAQANGQVEAEKKVIVNLIKKHISKKSGSLHTTLNQALWACRTSPKETTNDMPFRLMFGYNAVLPTEICLHSIRIQRENEIPSGHFWSMMIDELVDLDEERLSALDALMWQNKRIVETYNRKVMLKVFSATSSRQEEYNFGKMVTQLGGTL, via the coding sequence ATGTGTAGATATGGGACTCCTGAAACCATAACAACTGAACAAGGTTCAGTTTTTGTCGGCAGAAAGGTAATGAAGTTTGCTGCAAAGACATGGATTAAATTCTTGACATTTACTCCCTACTATGCACAAGCTAATGGCCAAGTGGAGGCTGAGAAAAAAGTCATTGTCAACTTGATAAAAAAACACATAAGCAAGAAGTCAGGGAGTTTGCATACAACTCTGAATCAAGCACTTTGGGCTTGTAGAACTTCGCCTAAAGAGACCACCAATGATATGCCCTTTCGACTCATGTTTGGCTACAATGCAGTTCTTCCTACAGAGATATGCTTACACTCGATAAGAATCCAAAGGGAAAATGAAATCCCATCTGGCCATTTTTGGAGCATGATGATAGATGAGTTGGTCGACCTTGACGAAGAAAGACTATCCGCTTTAGATGCCTTGATGTGGCAAAATAAGAGAATAGTCGAAACTTATAATAGAAAGGTCATGCTAAAAGTCTTCTCTGCTACTTCCTCTCGACAAGAAGAATATAACTTTGGGAAAATGGTCACCCAATTGGGAGGGACCCTTTAG